The following proteins come from a genomic window of Candidatus Methylacidiphilales bacterium:
- a CDS encoding glycosyltransferase: MNPNLPSPPARLRASARDSLPAVSILMRSMNEMPHPPRVLDALARQTLQGFTLYNVDSGSTDGTVEVFEKANPARLRKIAPADYIPGRVLNEMVAAAPESITVFLNADAVPTDEHWLENLLRPILEDRADATMSKQIARPDALWVVGDDYLRAYDPRNIKEENEDFFSAVSCAFKRSLWEETKFYEDGYAEDLVWAAACRRKGARFRLVLDSVVEHSHNYSLPSLHKKKYRHGIVFARLYGQQPRLLSRLAGCTKEMIRDTLRAIANGRIGTLPYNLRYRATIHSAFHQGLIDGQGQPSLP, translated from the coding sequence ATGAACCCAAACCTTCCCTCTCCCCCTGCGCGCCTCCGCGCCTCCGCGCGAGACTCACTGCCTGCCGTCTCCATCCTCATGCGCTCGATGAACGAGATGCCCCACCCGCCGCGCGTCCTGGATGCCCTCGCCCGCCAAACGCTGCAGGGCTTCACTCTTTACAACGTCGATTCGGGCTCCACCGACGGCACGGTCGAAGTCTTCGAGAAAGCCAACCCGGCACGCCTGCGTAAAATCGCCCCGGCCGACTACATCCCCGGTCGTGTGCTCAACGAGATGGTCGCCGCCGCCCCCGAATCCATCACCGTCTTCCTCAACGCCGATGCCGTCCCCACCGACGAGCACTGGTTGGAGAATCTCCTGCGTCCCATTCTCGAGGACCGAGCCGACGCCACCATGAGCAAACAAATCGCCCGCCCGGACGCCCTTTGGGTCGTGGGCGACGACTACCTCCGCGCCTACGACCCCCGCAACATCAAGGAAGAGAATGAGGATTTCTTTTCTGCCGTTTCCTGCGCCTTCAAGCGGAGCCTTTGGGAGGAAACGAAGTTCTATGAAGACGGCTACGCCGAGGATCTCGTCTGGGCCGCCGCCTGCCGGAGGAAGGGTGCCCGTTTCCGACTGGTCCTGGATTCCGTGGTGGAACACTCGCACAATTATTCCCTCCCCTCTCTTCACAAAAAGAAATACCGCCACGGCATTGTCTTCGCCCGCCTCTACGGCCAGCAACCACGGTTGCTTTCCCGCCTGGCTGGTTGCACCAAGGAAATGATCCGCGACACCCTCCGTGCGATCGCCAACGGACGGATCGGCACACTACCTTACAACCTGCGCTATCGCGCCACCATCCACAGCGCCTTCCACCAGGGTTTGATAGACGGACAAGGCCAGCCTTCCCTGCCATGA